In one Natronosalvus amylolyticus genomic region, the following are encoded:
- a CDS encoding CinA family protein, translated as MDETTTDGDPVDGQVDKETTTEADSRVVDSFAFEPNLERAAAVGRLLEKREETLAVAESCTGGLLGGSITAVPGSSTYFESGQTVYAYRAKCRELGVSREALDEHGAVSEPVAREMARGVRDTADVTWGVSITGVAGPGGGSADTPVGTVYIGIAYAGPWASGTSSVTVSKHRFEGDRHAVRTRTVDSALEALLEVVRERE; from the coding sequence ATGGACGAGACGACTACCGACGGCGACCCCGTCGATGGACAGGTCGACAAGGAGACGACGACCGAGGCCGACTCTCGAGTGGTCGACTCGTTTGCGTTCGAACCGAACCTCGAGCGCGCGGCCGCCGTGGGCCGACTACTCGAGAAGCGGGAGGAAACCCTGGCCGTCGCCGAATCCTGCACCGGCGGCCTGCTCGGTGGGAGCATCACCGCCGTTCCGGGCTCGAGTACGTACTTCGAGAGCGGGCAGACGGTCTACGCCTATCGCGCGAAGTGTCGTGAACTGGGCGTCTCACGAGAGGCGCTCGACGAACACGGTGCCGTGTCCGAACCGGTCGCCCGCGAGATGGCCCGTGGCGTTCGCGACACCGCAGACGTCACCTGGGGCGTCTCGATCACCGGGGTTGCGGGTCCTGGCGGTGGGTCGGCCGACACTCCCGTCGGTACCGTCTATATCGGCATCGCTTACGCCGGGCCGTGGGCGAGCGGGACCTCGAGCGTGACCGTTTCCAAGCACCGGTTCGAGGGAGACCGACACGCCGTCCGGACCAGAACCGTCGACAGCGCGCTCGAGGCGCTGCTCGAGGTGGTTCGAGAGCGAGAATAA
- a CDS encoding pyridoxal phosphate-dependent aminotransferase, with product MDYETPLFFHVMGYAADADGDVIDMVSGNPDWEPPSALRAALHEYADLEPDQFQYPPSAGLRELRGEVAARRGVDPSQVVITNGAGEANYLAMARALERDVGDEIVMTDPVYPYYPGKTTMLGGTQRFVETAPDGSLDPDDVRDVASERTAAIIVNTPNNPTGAVYPESTVRALVEVAEDNDALLIADEVYDHFDLSGTFTSALTVDSSNRVVTNAFSKSMAITGFRVGYAIFPPELVENAKSRRMLVNVAGSRPSQYAVAHALRETGPDYYEANRDLLRERVTTFTSALEAAGAEYTRPDGSFYVMARFSGYPGTLANVERLIDEAGVAGMPGEAFGSARTEWIRFALVTPRVETAANRLAAYFE from the coding sequence ATGGACTACGAGACGCCACTGTTCTTTCACGTCATGGGCTATGCCGCCGACGCTGACGGCGACGTGATCGACATGGTGAGTGGGAACCCGGACTGGGAACCGCCGAGTGCACTTCGGGCGGCGCTGCACGAGTACGCCGATCTCGAACCGGACCAGTTCCAGTATCCGCCGAGTGCCGGCCTTCGGGAACTTCGCGGTGAGGTTGCAGCTCGTCGTGGTGTCGACCCGTCCCAGGTCGTCATCACCAATGGGGCCGGTGAGGCCAACTACCTGGCGATGGCACGTGCACTCGAGCGGGACGTTGGCGACGAAATCGTCATGACCGATCCAGTCTACCCGTACTATCCCGGCAAAACGACGATGCTCGGCGGGACCCAACGGTTTGTCGAAACCGCTCCGGATGGCTCGCTCGATCCGGACGACGTCCGGGACGTCGCCTCAGAGCGGACGGCTGCGATCATCGTCAACACGCCCAACAACCCGACCGGAGCGGTCTACCCCGAGTCGACGGTTCGTGCGCTCGTCGAGGTCGCTGAGGACAACGATGCGCTGTTGATCGCCGACGAAGTGTACGACCACTTCGATCTCTCGGGGACGTTCACCAGCGCGTTGACGGTCGATTCGTCCAACCGAGTCGTCACGAACGCGTTCTCGAAATCGATGGCGATCACGGGCTTTCGTGTCGGCTACGCCATCTTCCCGCCCGAACTCGTCGAGAACGCCAAGAGCCGACGCATGCTGGTGAACGTCGCCGGAAGCCGACCTAGCCAGTACGCCGTCGCACACGCACTCCGTGAAACCGGGCCCGACTACTACGAGGCCAACCGCGACCTGCTTCGCGAACGGGTGACGACGTTTACCAGCGCACTCGAGGCTGCGGGGGCGGAGTACACCCGTCCGGACGGCTCGTTTTACGTGATGGCTCGCTTTTCGGGCTATCCGGGAACGCTTGCAAACGTCGAACGACTCATCGACGAGGCCGGTGTCGCGGGGATGCCCGGTGAGGCCTTCGGGAGTGCCCGAACCGAGTGGATTCGCTTCGCACTTGTGACGCCGCGTGTCGAAACGGCAGCCAACCGGCTGGCGGCGTACTTCGAGTAG
- a CDS encoding ornithine cyclodeaminase family protein, with protein MADVPFFPTHALEGLASPADYVEAVRDGYRQRGEGAPAKPRTKLFQSDPGGLFTSYSALLPETGAMGGYMYSAGFGGQDAWFITPLFDSESGEPLAILDGASMNPFKTGAAGAVAVDELAREDATTVGIIGTGPQARGQLHTTATVRDFEDVRVFSPTEANRTAFADEFDAQLEASVHAVDSSAAAITGADVVITATTATDPVFDGSLLESGTHVTAMGQYHPKKRELDIETIERSTYVPDLRERATFDAGSFIAALEAGRVDEGHIHAELGDVVTGNAPGRTSDDEITVFDSGGTGIETVAAAAMLYERATEAGHGTTISMSPASEALTGRLE; from the coding sequence ATGGCAGACGTTCCGTTCTTTCCAACCCACGCACTCGAGGGGCTCGCTTCACCAGCCGACTACGTCGAAGCCGTCCGAGACGGCTATCGACAGCGCGGCGAGGGTGCGCCGGCCAAACCGCGAACGAAACTGTTCCAGTCCGACCCCGGCGGCCTCTTTACCAGTTACAGCGCGCTGCTCCCAGAAACGGGGGCGATGGGCGGCTACATGTACAGCGCGGGATTCGGTGGCCAGGACGCCTGGTTCATCACGCCACTGTTCGACAGCGAGAGCGGTGAGCCGCTGGCAATCCTCGACGGTGCGTCGATGAATCCGTTCAAAACCGGTGCCGCAGGTGCCGTCGCCGTCGACGAACTCGCCCGGGAAGACGCCACCACGGTTGGAATCATTGGCACCGGTCCACAGGCTCGCGGGCAACTCCATACGACGGCAACCGTCCGCGACTTCGAGGACGTGCGCGTCTTCTCTCCGACGGAAGCCAACCGGACGGCCTTTGCCGACGAGTTCGACGCTCAACTCGAGGCTTCGGTCCACGCGGTCGACTCCAGCGCGGCGGCCATCACCGGAGCCGATGTCGTTATTACGGCCACGACGGCTACCGACCCCGTGTTCGACGGTTCGTTACTCGAGTCTGGAACGCACGTGACGGCTATGGGCCAGTACCACCCGAAAAAGCGCGAACTCGACATCGAGACCATCGAGCGCTCGACGTACGTGCCGGACCTCCGTGAGCGGGCCACGTTCGATGCAGGATCGTTCATCGCGGCACTCGAGGCCGGCCGCGTCGACGAGGGCCACATTCACGCCGAACTCGGCGACGTCGTCACCGGGAACGCACCGGGTCGGACGAGCGACGACGAGATTACCGTGTTCGACAGCGGCGGAACCGGTATCGAAACCGTCGCTGCTGCGGCGATGTTGTACGAACGGGCAACGGAGGCTGGTCACGGCACGACGATATCGATGTCTCCAGCCAGCGAGGCACTCACCGGGAGACTCGAGTGA
- a CDS encoding DUF7289 family protein: MTRPRITPDWATETASRGLVPLLALTLLIGFVAAASIGILLVGTDMMGSTSDQANDERVEQSFAQLNAELNTVAASRDDSRTVELGLGDLDGDVKAETTGHLTITASGLEDPLVDEPMQSIVYQEGETSVAYESGAVFRGTGEETWLVSGPQAEYRDGSFTLPITRLSGIDSVSNDRISLSKTGSDSVTRNGPNLDGQIVTITIQSQYYAGWAAHFEREVGSDAVTVYDESQTVKVVLGQPKVDGTYDSAIVAQGDVICNGNRGVDGPISATGTIDAECDGNTSDASVTPRSLTNDIAFLFETEGPDAKPLEGSEIDNGTYITEDLDRTDDLTLDVSDGDVTLLVEGNIALHQGASIDVVGANETDNVARVYTTGDVGIANGGGGVTVDSGDPGQFQLYGTSDMKFAIGQASFTGTVYAPRSDPAEGPNAAVVDHGLSSADCSPSAEWADVCIGTGQGDFTGSIVSGPIQLGQSASITYDETLETVEPTIEISPENLPPELNYFNVVIHDVELEG; this comes from the coding sequence ATGACGCGACCGCGTATCACACCTGACTGGGCAACCGAGACGGCCAGCCGTGGCCTCGTTCCGTTGCTCGCCCTGACGCTTCTGATCGGGTTCGTCGCCGCAGCCAGTATCGGTATCCTACTCGTCGGGACCGATATGATGGGATCGACGTCGGACCAGGCCAATGACGAGCGCGTCGAGCAATCGTTCGCACAACTCAACGCCGAATTGAACACGGTCGCTGCCTCGAGGGACGATTCCCGAACGGTCGAACTCGGACTCGGTGATCTCGATGGCGATGTGAAAGCCGAAACGACCGGTCACCTCACGATTACCGCATCAGGTCTCGAGGACCCGCTCGTGGACGAACCAATGCAGTCGATCGTCTACCAGGAGGGCGAGACGTCAGTCGCCTACGAAAGTGGAGCGGTCTTCCGGGGCACCGGTGAGGAAACGTGGCTGGTGTCGGGTCCACAGGCAGAATATCGTGACGGGTCGTTTACCCTGCCGATAACGCGTCTGAGTGGCATCGATTCGGTTTCAAACGACCGGATCAGTCTCTCGAAAACCGGCAGCGACTCGGTGACGCGGAACGGGCCCAATCTCGACGGCCAGATCGTTACAATCACGATCCAGAGTCAGTACTACGCTGGCTGGGCGGCACACTTCGAACGAGAGGTCGGTTCGGATGCAGTCACCGTGTACGACGAATCTCAAACGGTCAAAGTCGTTCTCGGACAGCCCAAAGTCGACGGCACCTACGATAGTGCAATCGTGGCACAGGGTGACGTTATCTGCAACGGGAATAGAGGGGTTGATGGCCCCATCTCGGCGACGGGAACGATCGACGCCGAGTGTGACGGGAATACCAGTGACGCATCGGTGACGCCGCGTTCGCTCACTAACGACATCGCGTTCCTGTTCGAAACGGAAGGACCAGACGCCAAACCGCTCGAGGGCTCTGAAATCGACAACGGAACGTACATCACGGAAGACCTGGATCGAACCGACGACCTGACGCTCGATGTGAGCGACGGGGACGTCACGCTTCTCGTCGAAGGGAACATTGCATTGCATCAGGGGGCATCGATTGACGTTGTCGGTGCTAACGAAACGGATAACGTCGCCAGAGTGTACACGACGGGTGACGTCGGCATCGCTAACGGAGGCGGCGGCGTCACCGTAGACTCCGGTGACCCCGGCCAGTTCCAGCTGTACGGGACCTCCGATATGAAATTTGCCATCGGACAAGCATCCTTCACCGGAACCGTCTACGCCCCACGGAGCGATCCAGCCGAGGGACCGAACGCCGCTGTCGTGGATCACGGCCTCTCGAGCGCCGACTGTTCGCCGAGCGCGGAATGGGCCGACGTCTGTATCGGTACTGGACAAGGCGATTTCACCGGCTCAATCGTTTCTGGACCGATTCAGCTGGGACAGAGTGCATCGATCACCTACGACGAGACGCTCGAGACGGTCGAACCAACCATCGAAATCAGTCCGGAGAACCTCCCGCCGGAACTCAACTATTTCAACGTCGTCATCCACGATGTCGAACTCGAGGGTTGA
- a CDS encoding metal-dependent hydrolase produces the protein MNKKGHVLNAVLLSIGLAYLLEPAGDETTFITMIAVGAPVTLGALFPDVDTAFGRHRKTLHNLPILAGFALFPYFFSNLEWVWLGILTHYVLDIAGSKRGIALFYPVWKKEFGLPVGVTVSSKQADLVTVLVTAGELVIAAAIIYQAHTWAIESTRQAIGF, from the coding sequence ATGAACAAGAAGGGGCACGTCCTCAATGCCGTGTTGTTGAGTATCGGACTGGCGTATCTGCTCGAGCCCGCGGGTGATGAAACGACGTTTATAACAATGATCGCCGTCGGAGCTCCTGTCACGCTCGGCGCATTGTTCCCCGACGTCGACACCGCGTTCGGTCGACATCGAAAAACGTTGCACAACCTGCCGATTCTCGCGGGCTTTGCGCTCTTCCCGTACTTTTTCAGTAACCTCGAGTGGGTCTGGCTGGGCATTCTCACCCACTACGTGTTGGACATCGCCGGCAGCAAACGGGGCATCGCACTCTTTTACCCCGTCTGGAAAAAGGAGTTCGGGCTTCCGGTCGGGGTTACCGTCTCGAGTAAACAGGCAGACCTGGTGACCGTACTGGTCACGGCCGGCGAACTGGTAATCGCAGCAGCGATTATCTATCAGGCCCACACGTGGGCTATCGAATCGACGCGACAGGCCATCGGCTTCTAA
- a CDS encoding chemotaxis protein CheW, with protein MSAPAESTDGPQRTRAVTFELQGEHYCVDSSRITSVLSIGDCTAVLEAPDPWYAGEISTDDGNIRVLDLSRVFESATRTLDRPEVPKLIVFDVTDDDGAHYGWLVDDVGVSRQIDPQRLERTAGGMSFISGTVTLDGHEHLWLDEASIHES; from the coding sequence ATGTCTGCACCGGCTGAGTCAACGGACGGTCCCCAGCGCACACGCGCCGTCACCTTCGAATTACAGGGCGAGCACTACTGTGTTGACTCGAGCCGCATCACTTCCGTACTCAGCATCGGGGATTGTACCGCCGTCCTCGAGGCACCCGATCCCTGGTATGCCGGCGAGATATCCACCGATGATGGCAACATTCGGGTTCTCGACCTCTCTCGTGTGTTCGAATCGGCAACACGAACGCTCGACCGCCCCGAAGTCCCGAAACTGATCGTCTTTGACGTGACCGATGACGACGGTGCACACTACGGGTGGCTCGTCGATGACGTTGGCGTCAGTCGGCAGATTGATCCGCAACGACTCGAGCGAACCGCGGGTGGAATGTCGTTCATCAGCGGGACCGTGACGCTCGACGGCCACGAACACCTCTGGCTCGACGAAGCATCGATACACGAATCGTAG